The following DNA comes from Cucumis sativus cultivar 9930 chromosome 7, Cucumber_9930_V3, whole genome shotgun sequence.
CATTCTGTTCAGCAACGCGGCGGTGATGGGTCCACTGACCGGAATCTTGGAACTGAACATGGAGGAGTTCGAGAACACGATGAGAAGCAACGTGAAAGGGGTGACGGCCACGATAAAGCACGCAGCAGGTGAGATGGTGAAGAGAAAGACACGAGGGTCGATTATATGCACAGCCAGCGTGGCAGCCACGTTGGGTGGGGTGGGGCCGTTTGGGTACACGGTGGCGAAGAACGCAGTGGTGGGTGTGGTGAAAGCGGCTTGTGGGGAGTTGGGGAAATATGGGATAAGAGTGAACGGGGTTTCTCCTTACGGGGTAGCTACACCGATGACATGTGGGAGTTATAATATGAGTGTGGAGGAAGCGGAGGAGGGTACGAGTGCGTTGGCGAATTTGAAAGggattgttttgaattgtcGACATGTCGCTGAGGCAGTTTTGTTTTTGGCCTCCGATGAGTCGGTTTATGTTAGTGGACATAATTTAGCTGTTGATGGTGGCTTTACCGTCGTTTGTGCTGCTGCTAATTCCAATCCTACCCTTTGAATTTTCCAATACCATTaagaattttgaactttttattttcaataattatgcTGTCTCATTAATGTTTTGAGTTGAGGATATGTTATGTTCTTATAATTATTGGTTGGATTAATGAAAAGTaaatcttgtttttaaaatttgtatgtaTTATTTTGGAACATAAGAAtcatgaataatatatatttttatgtttgaaagaaattttaaa
Coding sequences within:
- the LOC101216709 gene encoding short-chain dehydrogenase reductase 3b, coding for MSNQRLNGKVALITGGASGIGEETARVFAENGAIVVIADIQDELGEKVAREIGENKASFHHCDVRNEEDVEKTVKFTVEKHGVLDILFSNAAVMGPLTGILELNMEEFENTMRSNVKGVTATIKHAAGEMVKRKTRGSIICTASVAATLGGVGPFGYTVAKNAVVGVVKAACGELGKYGIRVNGVSPYGVATPMTCGSYNMSVEEAEEGTSALANLKGIVLNCRHVAEAVLFLASDESVYVSGHNLAVDGGFTVVCAAANSNPTL